In Desulfofundulus kuznetsovii DSM 6115, the following are encoded in one genomic region:
- a CDS encoding Uma2 family endonuclease codes for MSRLKETAAVYETRPLPEGKITFEEFLAWCDEDTWAEWVDGEVVVLTPAARKHQRIYKFLLFLLEAYVSKHSLGEVLSAPFLVRLPEMLRRGREPDILYVSNEKLPFLKETYMDGPPDLIVEITSPESLARDRGEKYVEYEAAGVKEYWLIDPDRRQAEFYRLAEEGHYRTIHPNEEGIYRSEVIPGFWLQVNWLWQDPLPSVIDCLKELGLI; via the coding sequence ATGAGCCGCCTAAAAGAAACAGCAGCGGTTTATGAAACCAGGCCCCTGCCGGAAGGCAAAATCACCTTTGAGGAGTTTTTGGCCTGGTGCGATGAAGATACCTGGGCGGAGTGGGTGGATGGGGAGGTCGTTGTATTGACGCCGGCAGCCAGAAAACATCAGAGGATATATAAATTTCTCTTGTTCTTGCTGGAGGCATATGTCAGTAAGCATAGCCTCGGTGAAGTATTGTCTGCCCCCTTTTTGGTGCGCCTGCCCGAAATGCTGCGCCGGGGCCGGGAGCCGGATATCCTCTATGTGAGCAACGAAAAGCTGCCCTTTTTAAAGGAAACGTACATGGACGGGCCTCCCGATCTGATAGTTGAAATAACCTCTCCGGAAAGCCTGGCCCGGGACCGGGGGGAAAAGTATGTGGAATATGAGGCTGCAGGTGTTAAAGAATACTGGCTTATTGACCCGGACAGGCGGCAGGCGGAATTTTACAGGCTGGCTGAAGAAGGGCACTACCGCACAATTCATCCAAACGAAGAGGGGATCTATCGTTCGGAGGTCATCCCCGGTTTCTGGCTGCAGGTGAACTGGCTGTGGCAGGATCCTCTTCCTTCAGTTATTGACTGTTTGAAAGAATTGGGTTTGATTTAA